A window of the Zeugodacus cucurbitae isolate PBARC_wt_2022May chromosome 2, idZeuCucr1.2, whole genome shotgun sequence genome harbors these coding sequences:
- the LOC114804139 gene encoding uncharacterized protein LOC114804139: MASLHFVIPSHTSIKEKVSDEGQKQIVLRSSLKRKSGSSISSGILYAGSDSSESSQQRRAHFDQRNIDMTYKPVLKDYGYIQIKQSATPFPRRSSGTRLSLTDNRKSSRQYHEEMKNLIDPILPRDFSTLSLKPGEVPMDFVTKRKIFCKGEFTITRQRKSMQVHPPLTNLDETGSIRSSPSNLNLTQFFRKHYQQRDGPIYFD; encoded by the coding sequence atGGCATCGTTACATTTTGTAATCCCCAGCCATACGTCGATAAAAGAAAAGGTCAGCGATGAGggacaaaaacaaattgtgcTACGATCATCACTGAAACGGAAGTCGGGTTCTTCAATATCAAGCGGTATACTTTATGCAGGCTCTGATTCTTCCGAATCATCACAACAGCGGCGCGCTCATTTCGATCAACGCAACATTGATATGACGTATAAACCGGTGTTGAAGGACTACGGTTATATACAGATCAAACAATCGGCCACACCATTTCCGCGACGATCATCGGGCACGCGTCTGAGTCTTACGGATAATCGAAAGAGCAGCAGACAATATCATGAAGAAATGAAAAACCTCATTGACCCAATATTGCCACGGGATTTTAGCACATTATCATTGAAACCCGGTGAGGTGCCTATGGATTTTGTAACCAAACGTAAGATATTCTGTAAGGGTGAATTCACTATAACACGGCAACGTAAATCGATGCAAGTCCATCCGCCACTTACAAATCTCGATGAGACAGGCAGCATCCGGTCCAGCCCCTCAAATCTCAATCTAACGCAGTTCTTCCGCAAACATTATCAGCAACGAGATGGTCCCATTTATTTCGATTGA
- the LOC105213324 gene encoding NAD-dependent protein deacetylase Sirt2 → MSNRGEAGPSRNPNEEHHQPRTANTRDEDIAPSPSSVLESIRTNITNLFSRLSVHQHEHDTVIPNLTFEGFLKHWKDNGFKKIITLVGAGISTSAGIPDFRTPGTGLYDNLKKYDLPHPTDIFELDYFLENPKPFFSLAKELYPGNFIPTPTHYFIRLLNDKGLLVRHYTQNIDSLERIAGIPEDKMVEAHGTFHTNHCLECTTLYSKEWMKEKIFSDTIPLCDHCAGIVKPDIVFFGENMPDSFYNMPTEDFKDCDLLFVMGTSLEVYPFASLVGYAEPTCLRVLINRTSVNKFTSPVNKRNITYVGDCDDAVWKITDALGWTAELKALIKKETGQFEKPKTRSVSGKSDAEKKHREKKS, encoded by the exons ATGAGTAATAGAGGCGAAGCCGGGCCGTCGAGAAATCCAAATGAAGAACATCATCAACCACGAACTGCCAATACACGAGATGAGGATATTGCACCAAGCCCAAGCA GTGTGCTGGAATCTATTCGGACGAATATAACCAACTTATTTTCCAGGCTATCGGTACACCAACATGAACACGATACT gTTATTCCAAATTTAACGTTTGAAGGATTTCTCAAACACTGGAAAGATaatggttttaaaaaaataattacattagtTGGAGCCGGTATATCAACAT ccGCTGGTATACCGGACTTTCGCACACCTGGCACGGGACTTTATGACAACCTAAAGAAATACGATCTACCACATCCGACCGATATATTTGAATTGgactattttttggaaaatcccaAGCCATTCTTCTCTTTGGCCAAAGAGCTTTACCCGGGAAATTTTATACCGACGCCAACGCATTATTTTATACGACTTTTAAACGATAAAGGTTTATTGGTACGTCATTACACACAGAATATTGACTCTTTGGAACGTATTGCGGGCATACCGGAAGATAAGATGGTAGAAGCGCATGGCACTTTTCACACAAACCATTGTCTTGAATGTACAACATTGTATTCCAAAGAATGGatgaaggaaaaaatatttagcgATACTATACCGCTGTGCGACCATTGCGCTGGCATCGTAAAGCCAGATATTGTTTTCTTCGGTGAAAATATGCCAGACAGTTTCTATAATATGCCAACGGAAGATTTCAAGGACTGTGATTTGCTCTTTGTTATGGGTACATCATTGGAGGTGTATCCGTTCGCTTCATTGGTTGGATACGCTGAACCGACATGTTTACGTGTACTTATCAATAGAACTAGTGTTAATAAATTTACGAGTCCGGTGAATAAGCGTAATATCACTTATGTGGGAGATTGTGATGACGCTGTGTGGAAAATAACCGATGCATTGGGCTGGACTGCTGAATTGAAAGCGTTGATTAAGAAAGAAACAGGACAATTTGAAAAACCAAAGACCAGGAGCGTCAGTGGAAAATCAGACGCTGAGAAAAAACACAGAGAGAAAAAATCATAg